Proteins found in one Bacillota bacterium genomic segment:
- a CDS encoding GtrA family protein, translating to MNSKVVKKVKRVKNSRTARQFSRYIVIGCSAAAIEYLSFLALLGLKIEKLISNPLAMAIGAFYSFTMNRHFNFKSNKNAIRQLVRYTVLFCFNTLLSDVLLSFITDHLLLLPAAYAKIPVMVIIAMWNFVMCKFVVYR from the coding sequence ATGAACAGCAAAGTCGTGAAAAAAGTAAAACGCGTCAAAAACAGCAGAACCGCGAGACAATTCTCAAGATACATAGTTATCGGATGTTCCGCCGCTGCAATTGAATATCTGTCTTTTCTGGCTTTATTAGGTCTAAAAATTGAAAAGCTTATATCCAATCCTCTTGCTATGGCAATCGGGGCTTTTTACTCTTTTACTATGAATCGGCATTTTAATTTTAAGTCAAATAAGAATGCCATAAGGCAGCTTGTGCGCTATACTGTGCTTTTTTGTTTCAATACGCTTCTGTCAGACGTTTTATTGAGCTTTATAACCGATCATCTGTTACTGCTTCCGGCAGCGTATGCAAAGATACCTGTTATGGTCATAATTGCAATGTGGAATTTTGTAATGTGTAAGTTTGTAGTGTATCGATAA
- a CDS encoding argininosuccinate synthase: MKSFKKVVLAYSGGLDTSIIIPWLKENYGCEVIAVAADVGQGAELSGLEEKAIKTGASKLYIEDLTKDFVEDFIFPTVKAGAKYEGQYLLGTSFARPIIAKRIVEIAKAEGADAIAHGCTGKGNDQVRFELTIKAFAPNMPIIAPWRIWDLKSRDEEIDYAEARNIPIAITRETNYSKDKNLWHLSHEGLDLEDPANEPQLDIILELGVSPEKAPDKAEYVTITFEKGVPVAIDGVKTDGVSLISKLNELGGKNGIGIIDMVENRLVGMKSRGVYETPGGTILYKAHEVLETLCLDRDTMHLKQALSGKFADLVYFGQWYTPVREALSAFVDKTQETVTGDVKLKLYKGNIITASVTSPYSLYDEDIATFGEDDVYDQKDSAGFINLFGLPIKVKAMLDAKQGK, translated from the coding sequence ATGAAGTCTTTTAAAAAAGTAGTGCTTGCCTATTCCGGCGGTCTTGATACATCTATAATAATTCCGTGGCTGAAAGAGAATTATGGCTGTGAAGTTATAGCCGTTGCCGCTGATGTGGGTCAGGGCGCTGAGTTATCGGGTCTTGAGGAGAAGGCTATAAAAACGGGTGCTTCTAAGCTTTATATAGAGGATCTGACAAAAGATTTCGTTGAAGATTTTATATTCCCCACTGTTAAAGCCGGTGCTAAATACGAGGGACAGTATCTTCTTGGAACGTCTTTTGCACGTCCGATAATTGCGAAAAGAATAGTGGAAATCGCAAAAGCGGAAGGCGCTGACGCAATCGCCCATGGCTGTACCGGAAAAGGAAACGATCAGGTTCGTTTTGAGCTTACAATAAAAGCATTCGCCCCTAACATGCCTATTATTGCTCCCTGGCGTATATGGGATCTAAAATCAAGAGACGAAGAAATTGATTATGCTGAAGCCAGGAATATACCTATTGCAATAACACGTGAGACTAATTACTCTAAGGATAAAAACCTATGGCATCTATCCCATGAGGGCCTTGATCTTGAAGATCCTGCGAACGAGCCGCAGCTCGATATAATACTTGAACTTGGTGTTTCACCGGAAAAAGCTCCCGATAAGGCTGAATATGTTACTATTACTTTTGAAAAAGGCGTTCCAGTCGCAATTGACGGAGTGAAGACTGACGGCGTTTCTCTTATAAGCAAGCTTAACGAGCTTGGCGGAAAAAACGGAATCGGAATAATAGATATGGTTGAAAATCGTCTGGTTGGCATGAAATCCAGAGGCGTTTATGAAACTCCAGGCGGAACTATCCTTTATAAGGCGCATGAAGTTCTTGAAACGCTCTGCCTTGACAGGGACACAATGCACTTAAAACAGGCTTTGTCCGGTAAATTCGCCGATCTCGTATATTTTGGTCAGTGGTATACTCCTGTTCGTGAAGCGCTTTCCGCTTTTGTTGACAAAACACAGGAAACCGTAACAGGTGATGTCAAACTCAAGCTCTATAAGGGCAATATCATTACAGCTTCCGTTACCTCGCCTTATTCACTGTACGACGAAGATATTGCAACCTTCGGAGAAGACGATGTTTATGACCAGAAGGATTCTGCAGGATTTATAAATCTATTTGGACTTCCGATCAAAGTTAAGGCAATGCTGGACGCAAAACAAGGCAAATAA
- the argH gene encoding argininosuccinate lyase — MKLWAGRFQKDTDKQVNDFNSSISFDARLYREDISGSIAHATMLGECGIITPDESAQIIEGLKGILADIESGKVEFTVDAEDIHMNIETLLTQRIGDTGKKLHTARSRNDQVALDMRIYMKKETKEVIEHIRKLIEALVKKAEDNIETIMPGYTHLQRAQPITYAHHLMAYANMFKRDIGRLSDAYDRMDEMPLGAGALATTTYPIKRQRTAELLGFARITENSLDSVSDRDFVIEVASALSIIMMHLSRFSEEVILWCSSEFGFIELDDAYSTGSSIMPQKKNPDVAELVRGKTGRVYGTLMTLLTMMKGLPLAYNKDMQEDKEAIFDAVDTVKMCLSVFTPMFETTRLKPQNMKKACSGGFINATDCADYLVRKGMPFRDAYKVVGEIVNYCIQNDEYIETLTLKDFLSICGKFDHTVYDAIALRTCVNGRKVDGGPAPEAVQKQISSIKQFLGE; from the coding sequence ATGAAGCTATGGGCAGGACGGTTCCAGAAGGATACCGATAAACAGGTCAATGATTTTAATTCATCCATAAGCTTTGACGCGCGGCTGTACAGGGAAGATATTTCCGGAAGCATTGCTCATGCAACCATGCTTGGAGAATGCGGAATTATTACACCGGATGAGTCAGCGCAGATTATTGAGGGACTTAAAGGAATATTAGCTGATATCGAAAGCGGAAAAGTTGAGTTCACTGTTGACGCTGAAGATATACATATGAATATCGAAACGCTGCTTACGCAGCGTATCGGGGACACTGGCAAAAAGCTTCATACGGCTCGTTCACGTAACGACCAGGTTGCCCTAGATATGCGTATCTATATGAAAAAGGAAACTAAAGAAGTTATCGAGCATATTAGAAAACTGATTGAAGCTCTTGTCAAAAAAGCGGAAGACAATATTGAAACAATAATGCCGGGATATACGCATCTTCAAAGAGCGCAGCCAATAACATATGCGCATCATCTGATGGCATATGCAAACATGTTTAAAAGAGATATTGGCAGACTATCCGACGCATACGATAGGATGGATGAAATGCCTCTAGGCGCAGGCGCCCTTGCAACTACTACTTATCCTATCAAAAGGCAAAGGACAGCAGAACTGCTTGGCTTTGCGCGCATTACCGAAAATAGTCTTGATTCGGTTTCAGACCGTGATTTCGTTATAGAGGTTGCCTCGGCGCTTTCAATTATAATGATGCACCTTTCCCGTTTTTCGGAGGAGGTTATACTGTGGTGCTCATCGGAATTTGGTTTTATTGAGCTTGACGACGCTTACTCTACCGGGTCATCAATAATGCCACAGAAGAAAAACCCCGACGTTGCAGAACTTGTACGCGGTAAAACAGGACGTGTATATGGAACCCTTATGACACTTCTTACTATGATGAAGGGGCTGCCTCTTGCCTATAACAAGGATATGCAGGAGGATAAAGAGGCTATTTTCGACGCAGTTGATACCGTAAAAATGTGCTTATCGGTATTTACTCCAATGTTTGAAACAACCCGCCTCAAACCTCAGAATATGAAAAAGGCATGTTCCGGCGGCTTTATCAATGCGACAGACTGCGCTGATTATCTTGTCAGAAAGGGAATGCCTTTCCGTGACGCATATAAGGTTGTGGGTGAGATCGTAAATTACTGCATTCAAAATGATGAGTATATCGAAACTCTTACCTTAAAAGATTTTCTTTCGATCTGCGGAAAATTCGATCATACGGTTTATGACGCTATTGCGCTCCGCACCTGTGTTAATGGACGAAAGGTTGACGGAGGTCCGGCGCCGGAGGCTGTTCAAAAACAAATCAGCAGTATTAAGCAGTTTCTTGGAGAATAA
- the argC gene encoding N-acetyl-gamma-glutamyl-phosphate reductase, whose protein sequence is MKKIFIDGREGTTGLQIEDRLAKRSDIEMISIDESLRKDPAARSKCINESDVTFLCLPDDAARESVSLCNNLDTIIIDASTAHRTSPEFAYGFPELSVKFREKIKNSKRIAVPGCHASGFISLVYPLVKEGLIEPSYPLSSFSVSGYSGAGKKMIVKYQDPERSPSFDSPRQYALGQTHKHLPEMTAVCGLENPPLFSPLICDYYAGMAVSVPIYSRLMKKKMSLTELHNFYKEYYSDTRFLKVVETMGSDVLTDGFLEANTLIGTNNMQLFICGNDERILLCSRFDNLGKGASGAAVQCMNIALGLAEDTGL, encoded by the coding sequence ATGAAAAAGATATTTATTGACGGGCGTGAAGGCACAACAGGTCTTCAGATTGAAGACCGGCTTGCAAAAAGATCAGACATAGAGATGATTTCAATTGATGAAAGTCTTAGGAAAGATCCTGCCGCCCGTTCAAAATGTATAAATGAATCCGATGTGACGTTTTTATGCCTTCCGGATGATGCAGCGCGTGAATCTGTGTCACTGTGCAATAATCTTGACACTATTATAATAGACGCTTCCACTGCTCACCGTACGTCACCGGAATTTGCATATGGTTTTCCGGAGCTTTCTGTTAAGTTTCGGGAAAAAATCAAAAACTCGAAACGAATTGCAGTGCCGGGCTGCCATGCCAGTGGCTTCATATCGCTGGTCTATCCGCTTGTTAAAGAAGGGCTTATCGAACCATCTTATCCGCTTTCAAGTTTTTCGGTTTCGGGATACAGCGGGGCTGGCAAAAAAATGATTGTAAAATATCAGGACCCAGAGCGTTCTCCATCTTTCGACAGCCCGCGCCAGTATGCACTCGGCCAAACCCATAAGCATCTTCCCGAGATGACTGCGGTATGCGGTCTTGAAAATCCTCCCCTATTTTCCCCTTTAATTTGCGATTATTATGCGGGCATGGCTGTAAGCGTCCCGATTTACTCTAGGTTAATGAAAAAGAAAATGTCACTGACAGAACTTCATAACTTTTACAAAGAGTATTATAGTGATACTAGATTCCTCAAAGTAGTAGAAACAATGGGATCAGATGTTCTGACGGATGGATTTTTGGAAGCCAATACGCTTATTGGTACGAACAACATGCAGCTTTTCATATGCGGTAACGATGAAAGAATACTTCTCTGTTCGAGGTTTGATAACTTAGGAAAAGGGGCTTCGGGTGCTGCGGTGCAGTGTATGAATATCGCCCTCGGACTTGCTGAGGACACTGGATTATAA
- the argJ gene encoding bifunctional glutamate N-acetyltransferase/amino-acid acetyltransferase ArgJ codes for MKKISGGVTAPKGFKASGVHCGLRKNKTKKDLALIVSDVLCDAAAVYTTNLVKGAPIAVTQDTLKNHKAQAIVCNSGIANTCAPDGIEKATIMAEETAKTLGISKDDIIVASTGVIGPSLNINAIISGLPEAKDCLDAGSTASNSAAHAIMTTDTIVKKVAISFLIGDKEVRIGGIAKGSGMICPNMATMLSFLTTDANIDGEILQKALSECIADTFNMVSVDGDTSTNDMVSVMASGLAGNTRITDVSSSEYKAFKNNLLFACKNLAMKVASDGEGATKLIECNVKDAPDINTAKVCAKSVIKSPLVKTAMFGADANWGRVLCALGYAGVPLNVEKIDVDFVSDAGTIPVCRGGHGVAFSEEKAKIILSEDVVIIDVCLNNGESSATAWGCDLTYDYVKINGDYRT; via the coding sequence ATGAAAAAGATTTCGGGCGGGGTGACTGCTCCAAAAGGGTTTAAAGCATCTGGTGTGCATTGCGGTCTGCGCAAGAATAAAACCAAAAAGGATCTTGCACTGATTGTTTCCGACGTGCTTTGTGACGCCGCTGCCGTTTATACGACGAATCTTGTTAAGGGAGCACCGATTGCCGTAACACAGGATACCTTAAAAAATCATAAGGCACAGGCGATAGTATGCAACAGCGGAATTGCAAACACATGTGCCCCAGACGGCATTGAAAAAGCAACCATAATGGCAGAGGAAACCGCCAAAACACTTGGAATTTCAAAAGATGATATTATTGTTGCATCAACAGGGGTAATAGGGCCATCCCTTAATATAAACGCAATAATTTCGGGCCTGCCGGAGGCAAAGGATTGTCTTGACGCAGGAAGCACAGCGAGCAACAGCGCCGCTCACGCTATAATGACCACCGATACGATAGTTAAAAAGGTGGCCATTTCCTTTTTAATAGGAGATAAGGAAGTTAGAATCGGGGGCATAGCCAAAGGGTCGGGCATGATATGCCCCAACATGGCTACAATGCTTAGCTTTCTTACTACTGACGCAAATATTGACGGTGAAATACTTCAAAAGGCTTTATCAGAATGTATAGCAGATACATTTAATATGGTCAGCGTTGACGGGGACACCAGCACGAATGATATGGTAAGCGTTATGGCATCCGGCCTTGCTGGCAATACAAGAATAACTGATGTAAGTAGTTCTGAGTATAAGGCATTTAAAAATAATCTATTGTTTGCTTGTAAAAATCTTGCAATGAAAGTCGCCAGTGACGGCGAAGGTGCTACAAAACTCATTGAGTGTAATGTGAAAGATGCGCCTGATATAAATACAGCAAAGGTTTGCGCAAAATCCGTGATAAAATCTCCGCTTGTTAAAACGGCGATGTTCGGCGCCGACGCAAACTGGGGGCGTGTGCTTTGTGCTTTGGGCTATGCAGGCGTGCCACTTAATGTTGAAAAGATCGATGTCGATTTTGTCTCTGACGCAGGAACTATTCCGGTTTGCAGAGGAGGCCACGGCGTTGCGTTTTCTGAGGAAAAGGCAAAGATTATTTTATCTGAAGATGTCGTTATAATAGATGTATGTTTAAATAACGGAGAATCCAGCGCGACAGCATGGGGCTGTGATCTTACTTACGACTATGTCAAAATAAACGGCGATTACAGGACCTAA
- the argB gene encoding acetylglutamate kinase, which translates to MSVSNFERAHILAQALPYIQEYNKKTVVIKYGGNAMTSEVLKQAVMTDIVLLPLVGINVVLVHGGGPEINEMLEKIGKQSKFVNGLRYTDSETMDIVQMVLCGKVNKDLVSLIHAQGGRAVGLCGLDGGMLEAEKLCGDNVDYGYVGEITAVNASLIHDIINDNAVPVISTVARGKDGEVYNINADTAAAKIAVALNAEKLILLTDIKGVLRDPKDEESLITTIKVDEIDKLIDDGIISGGMIPKIKCCGDAVKGGVKRAHIIDGRIPHSILIELLTDEGIGTMFY; encoded by the coding sequence ATGAGTGTCAGCAATTTTGAACGTGCGCATATATTAGCACAGGCTCTTCCGTATATCCAGGAATATAATAAGAAAACAGTTGTAATAAAATACGGCGGCAATGCGATGACAAGTGAAGTTTTAAAGCAGGCAGTTATGACTGACATAGTTTTGTTGCCGCTGGTTGGAATCAATGTTGTCCTCGTGCACGGCGGCGGCCCGGAAATAAACGAAATGCTTGAAAAGATCGGAAAGCAGTCAAAGTTTGTCAACGGACTTAGATATACAGACTCTGAAACAATGGATATTGTTCAGATGGTTTTGTGCGGCAAGGTCAATAAAGATCTGGTTTCGCTGATACATGCGCAGGGCGGCCGCGCGGTAGGGCTTTGCGGCCTGGATGGCGGAATGCTGGAAGCGGAAAAATTATGCGGAGATAACGTAGATTATGGTTATGTCGGCGAAATAACTGCTGTAAATGCATCACTTATACATGATATAATTAACGACAATGCTGTTCCTGTTATTTCGACGGTTGCCCGCGGAAAAGACGGCGAAGTTTACAATATAAACGCCGACACTGCAGCCGCAAAAATTGCAGTGGCACTTAATGCCGAAAAACTGATACTCCTAACTGATATTAAAGGAGTATTACGTGACCCTAAGGATGAGGAAAGTCTTATCACAACGATAAAAGTCGATGAAATAGACAAACTGATTGACGACGGCATTATCAGCGGCGGAATGATTCCCAAAATCAAATGCTGCGGAGACGCCGTAAAAGGCGGCGTCAAACGCGCCCATATCATTGACGGACGTATCCCCCATTCCATACTTATCGAGCTTTTGACCGATGAAGGCATCGGCACAATGTTTTATTGA